One window of the Lytechinus variegatus isolate NC3 chromosome 3, Lvar_3.0, whole genome shotgun sequence genome contains the following:
- the LOC121411667 gene encoding putative aldolase class 2 protein PA3430 yields MAAKILQKAASTILQRASFASLSGRTGAANCQKQASWLLSRWQSSVSTPNTKRAPMDQATREKANYEARVELALAYRAVHHYDLGEGICNHLTMRAPGRTTDDDVMLVVPYGLPWQKVTASSLIGLDFKTGEKVEGEGVALESAVCIHIPIHEARYDKHGTIAVMHTHQPYVTALACLDEPSPFDETMCQNSMRFSGRIAYDFDYEVLAYEMEEGDRLAGALGDRDILIMGQHGLLTAGKRVCDAFDALYYMERAAQVQVLVRSTGAKSRSSPPHVVKEIASHDCYPYNAITHFESMYKLLEDEKPNFRD; encoded by the exons ATGGCTGcaaaaattcttcaaaaagcGGCCTCCACCATCCTACAGAGAGCATCGTTTGCAAG TTTAAGCGGAAGGACTGGTGCTGCAAATTGTCAGAAACAAGCAAGTTGGTTGCTTTCAAGATGGCAATCCTCAGTCTCCACTCCAAACACAAAGAG gGCTCCCATGGACCAGGCAACACGAGAAAAGGCAAACTATGAAGCAAGAGTGGAGCTTGCACTTGCATACAGAGCCGTTCATCACTACGATCTAGGAGAGGGTATATGCAATCACCTCACCATGAGGGCTCCAGGAAGGACTActgatgatgacgtcatgcTGGTCGTGCCTTATGGGTTACCATGGCAAAAA GTGACGGCATCTTCTCTGATCGGCCTAGATTTTAAGACAGGTGAAAAGGTTGAAGGGGAGGGCGTGGCACTGGAGAGTGCCGTCTGCATCCATATCCCAATTCATGAGGCCAGATATGACAAACACGGGACCATCGCAGTCATGCATACACACCAACCCTACGTAACAGCTTTGG CTTGCCTTGACGAACCATCGCCGTTTGACGAAACTATGTGTCAGAACAGTATGCGATTCTCGGGTCGGATTGCCTATGATTTCGACTACGAAGTGTTAGCTTACGAGATGGAGGAAGGTGACAGACTAGCTGGGGCTTTGGGAGATCGTGATATCTTGATAATGGGCCAGCATGGTCTCCTGACGGCTGGGAAGAGAGTCTGCGATGCATTCGATGCCTTGTACTACATGGAAAGGGCTGCCCAAGTTCAG gTGCTGGTTCGTTCGACGGGTGCCAAGAGTCGATCATCACCGCCTCATGTCGTCAAGGAGATAGCATCTCACGACTGTTACCCATACAACGCCATCACACATTTCGAAAGTATGTATAAACTACTGGAAGATGAAAAACCAAACTTTAGAGACTGA